The genomic DNA TACCCAGTGTTACGAGTGCAAGAGAATCAACTCCTATCTATGATGAACACAAAGGTATAAATCATTGCATCTCCTTCCCAGCTGTAACCAACGTGGGAATTCATTATGCGTCAATCTTTACATGTTCCACGGACAAAGTAATAACCTTCTAACTTAAAACAGTGCTTTTGACTAATGGAACTTGGAAAATACATTTATCCTAGTTTGTTTGTTTCAGGTAGAGCCAGCCTTAAATCAAGTCTGTACATAAATGAAATATGTTTAGTGATACACCATTGAACTTTATTGCTTTGCTGAATCTAGTGCATGTTGCTTTCTCAAAGAGCCGGCAACAATTGAATGTTTTTTTGAATTCACAAGGATCTTGTCTTCAGAAATGGTACAACTTGCACTTTGTACACTCATATTGTGTGCTGAGTCGTCACTGGAACAAGACATAAATGTGTAGGTCAAGTTATTGAAAATGTCACTTCACTTAAACTAAATAAATGAACATAAATATGTGGATAAATATCTTACAGTAGTCCATGGAAGTTCTGCTTAGGTGGCATGTCCAGTTCATCCAAGCTTCTTTCAAACATTTCTAGAACTTTGGTTATGGTAGGGCGATACATAGGTACTACTTGTATGCACCACAAGCCAATGAAGGTCATCTTTTTTTCTATTTCCTCAATTTCACTTGTGACTTCACATGCTCGCAGTCCATTATCTTGACAAAGGTGGTCATAAATCCAATCTGGAAAATATTCTTCGCTCGATTTTTCAGCCACCGATTTCACATTTTTCCTGCCCCCAACCATCTCTAACAACATCATTCCATAACTATAAACATCTGACTTGGTTGAAACAACACCAAATGTCCGAGAGTGAACTTCTGGAGCAATGAACCCAATTGTTCCTCTAGCACCAGTCATTGAAAGCTTGCTCTCTTTTGCATGACACAATTTAGCTAGACCAAAATCAGCAATCTTTGGGCAAAAATCCTTGTCTAGAAGGATATTTTGTGGCTTGATATCAAAATGAATGATCCGTGTATTACAACTATGGTGCAAGTATTCTAGGCCACGAGCAATCCCGATTGCTATCGCATAGAGCCTCTCCCATCCTAAAATTTCTTTGGGGTTCTCGGAGTAAATATACCTATCCAGGGAACCATTGGGCATGTACTCATATATAAGAGCTCGTTTTGATCCctccaaacaaaacccaaataagCTAACAATATTAACATGAGAGGTTCTCCCAATGCTCATAACCTCGTTCACAAAATCATCCCCATTTCCTTTGCAGTCATGCAAGAATTTCACGGCAACAAGTCGATCATCATGTAGTCTTCCTTTGAAAACCACACCATAACCACCCTTTCCAAGCTCATGATTGCTAGAAGATGTTATCTTCATTACCTGTGAGTACGTGTACCTTTTGGGGGCTAGTGATCCATATGATAATATCATGGCCTCGTAATTCCTTTCAGTGCCGCTGCTAGTTCTTTTGCTGCGAGACCATAGTCTTTTCCCCTTAGGATGCCGCATCATCACACAAATGCATAGAAAGAGCAAGGCTGAAACTGCTGCTGAAACTGTCATTGAAGCAGATGTTAATCACTTCTATATATCACAAGTCATTATATAGACAGTTAAATTTGTAACACCATCAGTAGTTTCAAACATGTAAGTTTTCCTTCTGAACGAGTACGGGGCGGAAAAGGTAGGAACAAGGTAAAGGTCATAGATTTGCTTGAAAATGACCAGTGTTGTATCATGCCCGAATAGAGAGTTGCTTGTTTCGAATTTTAATTTTAGAAACAAAGTTCAATGCTTATAGGCAAGATAAAATTATAAAACTAGTAGCATAGAAAAACATTAACCCTGATTAATCAATCACATTTAAACGGTCACATATGAAAGTATTGTGAAAGTTTATCATACCTATTAGTATTAGTATCCTTTTGCTAATCCTCTTGATACCTGAAATATCACATAATATTTAGTTCAAAAGCAACATGTCCATGGTAGTACGATATCGGTTGGCTTCTTAAAAGGAAGCGCGctcacgcgcgcacacacaccaTATTATAATCTTGAACATCTGCCAACGAAATATACAGGACAAAAAAAAGGGATACATCACAAGGTAGTGATGTGCCTGAATTACATGTCTATCTTTGTTTTGATACAATAATTAATATGAGATATTGGCCTGTTTAGATTTCATTTCTAGATGATTGTGGGAACAGTGATGTATTTGATTTTATTGGACCGTATATCAAACGCATTATCATGAAAGTTTGATGCATGTGAGACGAGAAGGTAATAAGGAGTTTTGGAAGCCTTGTTAATCTACGTCACTAGTATCATGCCAAGAAGTCTAACAACTGCTGCAAGTGTCCACAGTCAAAGCGTCATTGTCGCCGGCTTATCATTTTTTTTCTGGTGATCGCAAAATCTTGATTGGTAGATATATATTTGTGTGGAGTGCACAGATGGGAACGACCATGACATTTCCCCACTAGCAATGACCGACTGTGACAGGTCACACCTCTCTTTTTCTAGGAATAAATAATTCATATCTCACTAGTCATTTTGTGCTTCAAAATAACTGACTAGTCATTTTAATTAGATGTACTTCATAGTTTTATTTCAAACCAATTCTACATGCTCAAGCTTGTTTGAACTGGGGGCTCAGACCGCAATGGCAAGCGATTTCGACCATCTAGACTAAATGAGAAAAAAAAATGTTTCGTCGATGCATTTGATCCTAGTATATATGCATCTAGCACATGGCGCCCAGTAGCTGCCCAGAAAAGTATTTTATGGTTGTGTGTATCATGTGATACAGAGGCCGGGGTAATCCCCtttttagaagaaaaaaaatgacGATAGAGTGAGCTCACCACTACCAGCAGGCGGCTGCCGCCATGTCAGGAGGAAGCCATCGCTGATTAGCCCCTCATAATCACTTGTGTTCGCCTCGCCGGATGCTGCCAGTACCGGAAGGAAGATAGCATTGCATCCCTCTAAAGCATAGGCGCCGTCCCTCTCACTGTAATACCCTCCTGTGCGGACAAAGGTGTTATTACGGCATACCGTCTCCACAAGCCCTGCTCGTCTTACGGTCTCCAACGGCGGCGCCTTGGTGCAGTTGTAGAAGATGATGTTCTGATTCAAGTTGCTAATCGAGAACGGATGCCCAATTTTGGAGGAGGTGTTTGTCACCGGAACATGGCAGCGTTCGAGGCTTGAACTTTCGAAGTCTCCTAGCTTGTGGATATCGGCGACGAGCAAGGAGCCGTCGCTGTAGAATATGTTGAGGATCTGGAGCCCGAACCCGGGCTCATAGTACCAAAGGTACGGGGTGCCGTTGGTGCAGTGGACCTGGAAACCGAGTTGAGCGCACCTGTTCTCCTCCAACACCGAGACGTCGACGAGCCCGAACGGAGAAGAGATGGTCAGGTTGCCGCATCGCTCGGGCGAGCAGCCTTCTTGTTTAATGGCTGCGATACAAGAGAGAGATATGTACAGAAGCAGCAATAGGCGGCTGCAGGTTGGGGACATCGGAAAGATAGGAGTTCGGGTGAAGTGGCGACTGGCGACCTATTGCGTGGACGGTACCAATACAAATAAATGGAGGTGAGGAGGAGGGCACGTCGGTAGAATGTGAGATGTCAAGGGAACCTTTGCCCTCACCACATGTGAGCGAGTGGTTACCAAGGTTTTAGATTCTGAAGGGAAAAAAATCTCATGGGGCACTGAGATTTCTGGTTACCGTGGTAACCCGAATATATTGGACAAATATTTTTGAATGAATTTTGATTTAAAAAAACTCAATTAACATTCAGTCAAATTCAAAACTTCATAATTCTTTGTTGGGTAAGACGATTTCTCATGGGGTACCCAGATTCATGGTTACGGGGCGGTAACCAAATTTTCAGCACAGTAACCAAATCCTTGGTGGTAACAACGACAAGAAACGGCACACAGAGGAGTAATGGAAACTAGTGGTTGGGGCGCCACCCTATGGCGCCGCTTGAGAGTAAGTTGTGCGCATGT from Triticum urartu cultivar G1812 unplaced genomic scaffold, Tu2.1 TuUngrouped_contig_5065, whole genome shotgun sequence includes the following:
- the LOC125528724 gene encoding LEAF RUST 10 DISEASE-RESISTANCE LOCUS RECEPTOR-LIKE PROTEIN KINASE-like 2.3 isoform X2, which translates into the protein MSLASLLLLLCVSFFLMVATKPGVEAEGCSPERCGNLTIATPFGLVSGSEENTCMQLGFQVHCTDGVPYLGYHSGYGLQILNIFPDNGSMVVSDILKLGDFNSSSRQGCHVPMAGAATKIEPPFSISPLNQNLIFYNCAKPPPARAGLVETMCGNNTFVRAGGWYNATGGMNSGYTLKGCNATTVPVLVPSGEANARDCAELISNGFPGQPLPSAGGSAIKQEGCSPERCGNLTISSPFGLVDVSVLEENRCAQLGFQVHCTNGTPYLWYYEPGFGLQILNIFYSDGSLLVADIHKLGDFESSSLERCHVPVTNTSSKIGHPFSISNLNQNIIFYNCTKAPPLETVRRAGLVETVCRNNTFVRTGGYYSERDGAYALEGCNAIFLPVLAASGEANTSDYEGLISDGFLLTWRQPPAGSGIKRISKRILILIVSAAVSALLFLCICVMMRHPKGKRLWSRSKRTSSGTERNYEAMILSYGSLAPKRYTYSQVMKITSSSNHELGKGGYGVVFKGRLHDDRLVAVKFLHDCKGNGDDFVNEVMSIGRTSHVNIVSLFGFCLEGSKRALIYEYMPNGSLDRYIYSENPKEILGWERLYAIAIGIARGLEYLHHSCNTRIIHFDIKPQNILLDKDFCPKIADFGLAKLCHAKESKLSMTGARGTIGFIAPEVHSRTFGVVSTKSDVYSYGMMLLEMVGGRKNVKSVAEKSSEEYFPDWIYDHLCQDNGLRACEVTSEIEEIEKKMTFIGLWCIQVVPMYRPTITKVLEMFERSLDELDMPPKQNFHGLLDDSAHNMSVQSASCTISEDKILVNSKKHSIVAGSLRKQHALDSAKQ
- the LOC125528724 gene encoding LEAF RUST 10 DISEASE-RESISTANCE LOCUS RECEPTOR-LIKE PROTEIN KINASE-like 2.4 isoform X1, giving the protein MSLASLLLLLCVSFFLMVATKPGVEAEGCSPERCGNLTIATPFGLVSGSEENTCMQLGFQVHCTDGVPYLGYHSGYGLQILNIFPDNGSMVVSDILKLGDFNSSSRQGCHVPMAGAATKIEPPFSISPLNQNLIFYNCAKPPPARAGLVETMCGNNTFVRAGGWYNATGGMNSGYTLKGCNATTVPVLVPSGEANARDCAELISNGFPGQPLPSAGGSGGYYSERDGAYALEGCNAIFLPVLAASGEANTSDYEGLISDGFLLTWRQPPAGSGIKRISKRILILIVSAAVSALLFLCICVMMRHPKGKRLWSRSKRTSSGTERNYEAMILSYGSLAPKRYTYSQVMKITSSSNHELGKGGYGVVFKGRLHDDRLVAVKFLHDCKGNGDDFVNEVMSIGRTSHVNIVSLFGFCLEGSKRALIYEYMPNGSLDRYIYSENPKEILGWERLYAIAIGIARGLEYLHHSCNTRIIHFDIKPQNILLDKDFCPKIADFGLAKLCHAKESKLSMTGARGTIGFIAPEVHSRTFGVVSTKSDVYSYGMMLLEMVGGRKNVKSVAEKSSEEYFPDWIYDHLCQDNGLRACEVTSEIEEIEKKMTFIGLWCIQVVPMYRPTITKVLEMFERSLDELDMPPKQNFHGLLDDSAHNMSVQSASCTISEDKILVNSKKHSIVAGSLRKQHALDSAKQ